One region of Oryza sativa Japonica Group chromosome 5, ASM3414082v1 genomic DNA includes:
- the LOC4339310 gene encoding gibberellin 2-beta-dioxygenase 3-like — protein MVVLAKPAALEQISLVRSPSVEDNFGAGLPVVDLAADGAAGEVVRACERFGFFKVVSHGVGEGVVGRLEAEAVRFFASPQAAKDAHGPASPFGYGSKRIGRNGDMGWLEYLLLAIDGASLSRSSPAPSSSLRDAANKYVGAMRGMARTVLEMVAEGLGVAPRGALADMVVGDGAASDQILRLNHYPPCPPLLQNLMPNCSPTGFGEHTDPQLISILHSNSTSGLQVALHHDADAGDHQWVTVPPDPASFLVIVGDSLQVMTNGRMRSVRHRVVANKLKSRVSMIYFGGPPLEQRIAPLRQLLVAGVGNGEEEEQSRYEEFTWGEYKKAAYLSRLSDNRLAPFHRQPPPVANPLA, from the exons ATGGTGGTGCTCGCGAAGCCGGCGGCGCTGGAGCAGATCTCGCTGGTGAGGTCGCCGTCGGTGGAGGATAACTTCGGCGCCGGGTTGCCGGTGGTGGACCTGGCCGcggacggcgcggcgggcgaggtGGTGCGGGCGTGCGAGAGGTTTGGGTTCTTCAAGGTGGTGAGCCATGGCGTCGGGGAGGGCGTGGTGGGTAGGCTGGAGGCGGAGGCCGTCCGGTTCTTCGCGTCGCCGCAGGCGGCGAAGGACGCGCACGGCCCCGCGTCGCCGTTCGGGTACGGGAGCAAGCGCATCGGCCGCAATGGCGACATGGGGTGGCTCGAGtacctcctcctcgccatcgACGGCGCGTCCCTCTCCCGTTCCTCCCCCgcaccgtcgtcctcgctcCG GGACGCGGCGAACAAGTACGTGGGCGCCATGCGGGGGATGGCGAGGACGGTGCTGGAGATGGTGGCGGAGGGCCTcggcgtggcgccgcgcggcgcgctcgccgacatggtcgtcggcgacggcgcggcgagcgACCAGATCCTCCGGCTGAACCACTACCCGCCATGCCCGCCGCTGCTGCAGAACCTGATGCCCAACTGCAGCCCGACCGGGTTCGGCGAGCACACCGACCCGCAGCTCATCTCCATCCTCCACTCCAACTCCACCTCCGGCCTCCAGGTCGCCCTCCaccacgacgccgacgccggcgaccaccaGTGGGTCACCGTCCCTCCCGACCCCGCCTCCTtcctcgtcatcgtcggcgACTCGCTGCAGGTGATGACGAACGGGAGGATGAGGAGCGTCCGGCACAGGGTGGTGGCCAACAAGCTCAAGTCGAGGGTGTCAATGATCTACTTCGGAGGGCCGCCATTGGAGCAGAGGATCGCGCCGCTGCGGCAGCTGCTGGTGGCCGGCGTCGgcaacggcgaggaggaggagcagagcCGGTACGAGGAGTTCACGTGGGGGGAGTACAAGAAGGCTGCCTACCTCTCCCGCCTCAGCGACAACCGCCTGGCCCCCTTCCACCGGCAGCCACCACCTGTCGCTAACCCACTCGCCTAA